Within the Canis lupus familiaris isolate Mischka breed German Shepherd chromosome 26, alternate assembly UU_Cfam_GSD_1.0, whole genome shotgun sequence genome, the region tgtttttctagatTGCACATatagtgagatcatacagtatttatcggcttctgtctgacttatttcacttagcataatgccctcaagttccatccatgttgttgcaaaggcaaaattttgttcttttttatggctgagtaatattctatgtGGTTAACAGAATTTTCTAAATCTgctcaggagcccaggagcctgcCTTCTCCAACTACCTGCAGCTCCCAGCCTGGAAGGTCAGACCACAGTCTTTGCAACAACTGGCCGGGAGCAGTCAGGACTTGATCAATAGCTGGCAGTTTCCCTCAATTTTGTCCTGGCTTCCAACACAGCAAATGGGAGAACGCCAGATTTGCTACCCCTCACAAATCATGCCCCTCTTCTCGTCATCCTGATCCTCTCATTGGGacatgccttccttttttttcccaccagAAAACTTCcccactcctctgcctgccttgGAATCCCTGCAAGTGCTAGTGGCTGAGCCCCTCACCACATAGAGCAAGTTCTGAATACAtggtgctttttttaaaaaaaatttatgatagtcacagagagagaggggcagagacacaggcagagggagaagcaggctccatgcactgggagcccgatgtgggattcaatcccaggtctccaggatagtgccctgggccaaaggcaggcgctaaactgctgcgccacccagggatccctgaatacaTGGTGCTTGTTGTCACTTGGGAGGTCTTCCTTCATCTCAGTAGTGGGGGAACCAAACAAAGCACTCAGAAAGTCTTAACCTGTTCCCcatgttaattctttttaaaaatgtatatatgtatttatttaacaattttaaaaattgagatataattcatataccataagaTTCACCctcttaaaaatgaacaattcagtgatttataaTCTATTCACAAAGCTGTGCAGCTGTCACCACTACTCGATTCCAAAgcatttcatcaccccaaaagaaactccCTCCTGCTAAATGATTACTTTCCATCCCACACTTTCCCCAggctctgacaaccaccaatctgatttttttttttttttttctgcatctctgGATCTGCCTGGGTAtttcatgaaaatgaaaccaCGCTATtcaggcctttttatttttttaagattttatttatttattcacgaagaggacacagagagaggcacaggcagagggaaaagcaggctccatgaagggagcccgatgcgggacttgatcccgggtctccaggatcacggcctgggccaaaggcagcactaaactgctgagccacctgggctgccctattcatATCCTTTATGCCTGACTTCTTACACTCAGCATCATGCTTTTGAGACACATCCATGCTTTATCATATATCAGTGATTCATTCCTTTGACCTAATAATTTTACACTCTAAGCCactatttttccccaaatgctaGCAcaaaaaaatgtggcaaaatgcaCACCGCATTACATTGACTTCTGTCACCATTCTTCAGCTCGTGCCACAGAGGCATTACGTACTGCCCTTCTCCCCAGGCCCAACCTGCCCCACACACCTTGAGCCACCAGCCTGCCCAGATGACACCAATCCAGCCCAGTCACTCTGACTCAGAATACTCCACGGAACCCATCCACCTGCACTAGGACTTCAGGGGTGGGCTTTCCCAAGAGTATCCAAAAGGAGTGCTCTTAAAGGGGACGGACACAGAGGGCAGCTCCCCCACCGGAAGGTAGCCATGGCTGGGCTGGCCAGGACAAGAAGTCTATGCCTCGAGGCCAGGAGTCGCTGGTGCTTGAAGCATCAATGGTGGAGAGTGCTGTCGGCAGCCTTCGGTAGGCCCCTCTTGGTGAACTGCAGTGCAGGCCTTCAGGATTTGGGAGTAAGGCCTGCCATGATCCGCAGACAATTACACTCCTTTTGAGAACTAGCTCTTGGCCTGCTATTGGATCTTCATAGAGACTGAGCACTTGAGTATGGCCATCAAGTTATCatgccacccaagctgcccctcATGAACTGGATGCTATCTGATCCACCAAACCATAACACTGGGCATGCACAGCAGCACTTCACCATCCAGTGGAAGTGTACAGGTGTCATTGGGCCCGAGCAGACCTTAAACACACGTATGTTACATGAAGAAGTGGCCCAAATGCCCATGGTCCCCACTCCTGCTACACTGCCTTCTCTCCCAGCCTGCACCTATGGCCTACGCAGGGAGTTTCCTATGCTGATGATGGGGGCCTGGTTTACAGGTGGCTCTGAATGATACTCAGGAAATGGATAGCAACAGCATTAGGGCCCCTCTCCTGTAGCATCCTCGGAGGACAGTGGTGCAGGGAGTCCCTTCCAGGGGGCAGGACTTCCAGCCATGCACCTGCGGGTGGTGCACTCTGCTTGAAAGTAGAAATGACCAGATGTGCCATTGCCAAGGGCTGGGCTATGGCCAATGGCCTGGCGGGACGGTCAGGGACTTGGAAGGAACAGGACTGGGGACCAGCTTGGGGAAAGAGGTGTGTGGACAGACCTTTATTgagtaggaagagagagagaaaaaaagagagacgtATGAACACGGTGAATGCGCGGCCAAGGGTGACATCGGCAGAGGGGGACTCCAGGCATGGAGGGGACGGAATGATCCACTCACCGGACACCAGGCAGCCTCTCTGCCCAACCAACCGGTCACTGTCATTGCTCGGTGGGCTGGGGAACAAAGGGGCCGCGGTGCAGGGATGCAGGATCTGTGCAGAGTCCGCAGAACCGACTCCCACTCTGCAAGGCTGCCCTGGGTACGAGCACCACGGAGCGCCCGGTCGCCAGCAGCCGACACCAACGCGACCCCTCGCACCCCCGCGTCCACCCCGGCacgcggccggggggcggggccgcgctcCGAGCCCGCCAGGGCGGCAGAGCGCGCTTCTCTGAAATCTCGCGATATTGGAGGCTGCGCGGTGACGCCTCTGAAGTCGCTTGGGGAAAAGGGCGCAGCAAGAGGCGGCGACCGAGAGGGACCCCGCCCCGCACCGCCGCGGAGGGGCGGAGCCAGCCTCGTGCCGGCGGGCGCAGGGGACGGGCGCGCCGCGCCCAACTGTCGTAAAAGGGGGCAGCGCCGGACGTGCCTGTCGCAAAAGGGGCGGGGCGCGCCGCGTTCAAGACGGACGTAACGTGGGCGGGGCGCGCCTCCCTCGGGACGGACGTAGAGGACGCACGTCGCCCTGGCCGCGGCTGGCGGGGTTCGGGCGCCATGGAGCGCTACCCGGGCGCCTTGGACGAGGCTGTGGATGGGGCCCGGCAGCAGGAGCGGCACTACCAGCTGCTGTCCGCGCTGCAGAGCCTAGTGAAAGAGCTGCCCAGGTGCGCGGtcgcggggcgggccgggccgggccggggcggggcgggcggcggaggcgggcccgggccccgcccgcGCTCACCGCCCCTCTGCCCGCAGCTCGTTCCAGCAGCGCCTGTCCTACACGACGCTCAGCGACCTGGCCCTGGCGCTCCTGGACGGGACCGTGTTCGAGATCGTGCAGGGGCTGCTGGAGATCCAGCACCTCACCGAGAAGAGCCTGTACAACCAGCGCCTGCGGCTGCAGAACGAGCACCGAggtgcgccccgccccccgcccctcggccTGCGCGCCAGGCCGAGCCCCCTCCCTGGGGTCGCCCCGGTGGCGCCCCGTAACGTGACCAGGTCAAGGGTCAGGAGACTGCCAGCGCTCTGGTGGTGATGGAGGCGTCGGCAGTTCAGTCTTTTCAGCCGCACGGTCCCtccgggccgccccccgcccggtgCCGGGACTTGCCCGCGCGCCCGCTCAGTCCCCCGGCAGGCCCCGGGGTGGCGGTCAGCGGTACGGCTGGAGCCCTGACGGTCAGACCCCCTCCTGCAGCGCGGAGCGCACGCCACCCGCACAGAGAGCCGTAGAGCCCCCTGCAGGATGCCCGCTGCCACCCTGGGGACCCGGAAACGTCCTCACTTTAGCCGAAGCCTCGTGAGCCGCGGCCCCTCGCAGGCGCCCCCACTGAGGGGTCTCGGGGAGCCCTGCAAGGTATGCTGCGCAGCTCTGCCCCATCACGTTTTCCCACCTTTGTTGTTTTTCCCCAGCTTacttattaaggaaaaaaaaaaaaaagttagaacaTTTAGTACAGGGTAATGTTAGGGTATCCTCTCCAGCTAGATTCAGGAATCAACATTTTGCCAAAGCTCTTGACACCCCTGAACATAAGCAACACCAAGGGCTTCACCGAGAGGCTTCAGCGTCCCTCTAGCCTGGGGTTTTCAGCGCAGCGCTGCCTTTTGTGGCTTGAACAAGTCTTAATGGTAAGACAGTATGTTGTTGTGTGTTGCaagatgttgagcagcatcccaGGCTTCCGCCCGTGAGAGGATGGTGGTACGTTCCCACAGCGACAGTCAGAAACGTCCCGAGACATCCTTGGGGGTCAGCCTCGGCTCGGGACTGAGAACCATGCTCCAAAGCAAGAAGGCTCCAGCGTGAGCGCAGCGGAGGCATCCTGGAAACTTACTCATCTCAGGGGGTCTTCTGAGCTTCAGTCCACAGTCGCATTATCCAGCCGGTCGCCAATCGTGGCTTTGTGAGGCCAGCCTGGGTTTATGCATTGCGGTTGGTTACTTTGGCCTCTTCCGCTTCTGGGAAATAGCCCCACGTACCCTGGTATTGAGTTTGGGAAGGGTTCTACCCGTAGGATGTCCCCCTTCTGGACCTGTCGGGTTGCTTCCTCCTGCTGTCGTGGAACCGTCTCTCCATCCTCTGTGTTCCCTGTAAACTGGACAGCAGGTCTAGGCATGATGATAGGCAGCTTAAGCTTTTGTGGCCAAAACTAGTGTGTGTCTCAGGAGTGGACATGGGGTTGTGTTGAatccctttttctgcatctgtggaGATGATCATGTGGCTTTTTGGTCACTACGGTGAGTTACActcatttctttcattcctgggataaaccgcattcctgggataaatcccatttggtcaggATGTATTACCCTTTTTGCTtgtgttggatttgatttgctaaaatcTTGTGAAGAAtctttgcctctgtgttcatAATGGACATTGTAGTTTCTTATAACGTCTTTGGATGGGGTATTAGGGTAaggctggcttcatagaatgcaTTGGGTCactgttctctttcattttctagaaCAACTTTTATGGAATTGGTATTACCTTTTCCCCATTGTTGGAGTGACTGTCTTTGCAAACATCCCTGTTGGGTGTAAGATGCATACGGTCACAAATCCAAGGTACATAGCTCATTATTCTTTGTAATGCTCAAATTGTGCCACGTTTGGTCGGTGGGAGAGCCCTGAGGCTGGCTCCCCTGTACTTTTGATGTGTCCCCATCATTCTTGGAGCATTTACCTGCTTTCTGGCACAGGAAGgtgttttctcattctttccctgcCTCGGCTCACCTCCAGCTTCTGCAGCAGCCTCCCATCAGGATGAACCTTCCCCTTTGACCACCATAAAGCTTTCCCACCTCTCCTGCCTGTGCTTGAGTCTCTGCCAAATACAGGCAGTGGTGGCCTCTTAATCTTTGCTGTCAGTAAGTAATTCCTGTTCTCCTTTGGGTGATCTATGTTTATCTCCACAGAGGTTAGTAGTTCAGAGAGTGAATAAGCACTCAGATTAATAAAAGTGGAAGGTGGGCAGCAATTCTTCCACAAAATCCTGGCTCCTTTTAGTGGGTCATTTTTGATAACCCTCTAGACACTTTGCTACTTGTTCTTTGGAAGTTTCAGGTGGGTTTTAATGCCACCAGCAGTGGGTGAGCACCCTGTGGCTTTGGctgtctgcttttccttcccccCTTGACTGAGCAGGTGGTAGCGATTGGCTCCTATTGCTTTCCTTAGTCATTGCTAAAGCCAGGCCCCTTCTGCCTGGGCAGTGGCCACAGCTCTCTTCTCACCTATGGTTGCCCACCCAGTGGAATTTGGGATTTGCAGCAATGTTTGATAAATGGAGTAAAGGAGATGCTATATCCCAGGTGGGATGGGAGGAAACAGATAAGGCAGGGATATGTGCTCTCCTTATAAACATTAACCAGGGAGCATCTTGCTTGCCTTGTCTCAGAAGACCCCCTGAGATGTCTTAAGTGTGGATCTTGGTTTTAAACTCATTTAAAGTGATAAATGCCGTTGTTGAAGGTTCATCCTGATGGGATGCTGATGGGATGCACAGGATGCCAAGAAACAGGAGATTGGGAAGTTTCTGGGCACAGGAGGTGCCAAACCCCTGATGAAGACATAGCgttttgtttgtgtttccttATAGGAGAGATCTGGCCACTTGATACCGGTCTAGGATTTGGGCCACGTAGTTTGGATTCTGttgttgggttttggttttggttttggccgttgttttgagagagaaaaagcgggggtgggggggtgcagagggagagagcatcttaagcagactccatgcccagtgcagagcccaacccagagctcgaactgttgactcatgtcgagatcatgaactgagccaaaatcaagagttggatgcttaactgactgagccacccagatgcccctaggcTGTGTAGtttattctattttgtaattGGTTTCTTTTCATTCCATGATATCTTTCTTCTCTGACCAGTCCTAATAGAGTGGACGGTTTTGCTTATATTTATGGTGTGATTTAACGATGACCATGGGAGCTGTCCTCAGTGGTCTCGGTGAGCCCCTCTCCAAGCAACACAGATTCCCCAGCACAGGGCCTCTAACGGCTCATCCCATCCTTGGGTCTCTCAGAGTTTGTACCTGCCCTACTCCCTCAAGGCACTAGGAATGAGATGGGACAGCTCTGCCCACCCTGAAGGGCAACACTGAGGGACTGACACTACCATGCCTCCATGAGCAGAGGCCATGCCATGCTTGGGCACAGTGACTCCTCTCCTTGCTGCCCTCCTTTTCCGGAGGTTGCCTGGGTGGTGTCCTGGACATCTCAGTGAACACCCCCTGGGTGATGGGCAGCTCACACCCAGGACTACTGGCCTGTGGCCATCCAAGCCCAGAAGCCTCCAGACTACAGTCTCCTACTCTTCTTGGTCTTCTGAGCACTGGCTGCAGCTGTGGCCCCACCCCCCATGCCAGCCTGTCCTGTCTCACCCTCCCGTGTTGCCTTGTACCCTCCAGAGTCCCCTAGATCCTCGCTGCTGGAGAAAGGCTCTGCCCTGAGTATGGGCAAGACTGGGTGGGCTAGGGTACTAGACATCCCCTAGAACTTCACCCAGCTTCTAGTGCAGGGCTTCAGGTGGGCTGGGTCATCAGGCAGGGCTTCACGTCTGCCCCTTGGCCTGGCTGCCCCATGGTGGGACAGCCAGGATAGGTGCCAAGGCAAGAAGtgttccctgcccccctccatctTGCCCATCACCACCTACTGGACTTCTCTGGTCTCCTCTCCTAGTGCTCAGGCAGGCGCTGCGACAGAAGCACCAGGAAGCCCAGCAGGCCTGCCGACCCCACAACTTGCCCGTGCTCCAGGCAGCTCAGCAGCGTGAGCTGGAGGTGAGGGTGTGGGCTGGGTGGGTACCACTTGGGCTCTGCTGACTAGGCTGCGGTGAAGAGGGCTTAGGGCGCTTTGGGAGCTGCTGGttgctctgggcctcagcttgGGTGGGTCATTGGAAGCCTGAAGAGTCCCCAAATGTGGCTCTTTACTGTGGGAGTTGGGATGTGGCAGGACCAAGTGGAGAGTGtgtgacccccccgccccccccttgcTTCCCAGGACTGTAGCTCCTCAAAGGGCTGGGCCTGTTCAGGGCAATGGTGGGATGAGGGGACCAGCCAGCAGAGGTCCATCCTGTTCCCAGGATGCTCAGGACCACCAGGAGACCCGTATGTAACCAAGAAGCCATGGGTGGTGGGGGGTGCATGGAAAGACTTCTGCAGGGTCCCAAgcagcccagggccagggtgCACAAGGAAGAGGTACTTAGCTGGGATCAGCTGGCAGCTCCAGGGGGAGGGAATATATACAAAGGCCCAGAGACGGTTGGCAACTTGATAGTAAACGGAAGTAGACCTGGCATCTGGCCAGCTCATGTGGCCCCAAGCAGTCCTTTCTGGGCAAGGTCTGGACAGCAAAGGGAGGACACCTGGCTGGAGGTCCAGATGGGAGAGCATCCCCATGGGGCAGCTGAGGCTTTCTGCAGGGCTCAGTGTGGCAGAGAAGGGAGCAGTCTGGGTGCAGTAAGGGCACCGTCAGTGATCTTGGAATGGGGACCAGGCTGGAGGAAGTGGCAGCCCACCAATGTGTGTGAGGCAGTGTGTGATGAGCAGGGGGCTGAGCCCTGAGCCGCCCTCCCCGTACAGGCTGTGGAGCACCGAATCCGTGAGGAGCAGCGGGCAATGGACCAGAAGATTGTCCTAGAGCTGGACCGGAAGGTAGCAGACCAGCAGAGCACACTGGAGAAGGCAGGGGTTGCTGGCTTCTATGTGACCACCAACCCACAGGTCAGTGCCTCAGTCCTGCCCTGGCACAGCCCAGGGGATGCTGGTTCCCAAAGGCCCAATTCCCTTTGGGGTTTTATCCATGAGGGGGGACCGCGCGGGGGGAGGAATTAGTAAGGCAGGTCCCACTGCCTCCGCCCACAGGAGGGCGAGCCAGCTGGCTGTGGGAGCATCGTTCACTTTCTCCAGGCCTGCTGCTCACAGGGCCCTCACTGGTCCTCCCTGTGCGCTGAGCCAGGGCAGTGGCAGGCCTTGGTGCGGGGTGATGTCCCTGCTTCTGTCCCTTTCTGGCCAGCTGTGGCCAGGATTCACTGGAAGTCAGTCCCATGGGTTCCTTGCCTGGCACTCTCGGGAAACGGGGCTCCTGCCAGGACAGGAGAGACCGGTGTCATTCTGGTCTCACAGTAGCCCTTCTGCATTCCAGGAGCTGACACTGCAGATGAACCTGTTGGAACTCATCAGGAAGCTGCAACAGAGGGGCTGCCAGGCGGGCAAGACAGCCTTGTGATCAGCTGGGGTCTCTGCCAGTTACCCGCTGCCCGTCACACCTGAGAGacacctctgtctctctgtcaccGCAAGCAGCAGGAAGCTGAGTGGAACTTGTCCTCCTGACACCTGGCCACCACCTTCCCAGCTGCCTGCAGGAGAGGTCGACCCTCTGCGGAGAGGCCAAGTGGACCCTGGCGGTCAGTACCTGCCACCCACCTTTGTCTGAAGCTAGGATGGTGGTAAAGGGAAGAGCGGGTCTGCTCTGCTGGCTGTCCGCCTCAGACCTCAGGGGACAGTGGAGTTGGAGGTCCTAGCACCTTCTCACTCCACTGGGCACATCCTCACCTCTGCCATGCCCCAGATTTCATGCTTGTTCTGGTGTCAGCCCCTCCCTTGGCAGGTGCAGCCCCCTAAATAAGTGGGAGACAGTCCAAGGCCCAAGGCCTGTGTGGCCCAGAGAAATAAAGGTACCTCAGTGTAGCCTGCATGTGGCTTGTGTGATAGCTCTGTGGTACCTGCCATGACAGGGCCCTCACCTGGTAGCTCCACGGCCTACGGAGGAACCAGCAGATGTCCCCAGGCACTAGGACCACATCTAGGCCGCTCGGGGAGCCTGGAAGTGCGTGggcagccaggagtctgcttctgtcagAGCAGCAGAAAGGCTCTGGGGTGGAGAAGCGCCAGGCCCACCCCTAGGAACATCCTGCCTGCACTGGTCTGAGCCCAGGGACCCTGCTGTCATCCTGGGGTGCGAGTTCCCAGCACCCCGCGTAGCCTAATCTGTGATACAGCCTGAAGGGAGGTATGGGTGGGTCTGCCCCACCCATGGtgggccaggccccagggacaCATGGTGCCAGAGGGGCAGAGCCATCAGGGCCACTCCATCTTTGATGCTGATCCCACGGGAAGGCACGAGAGAGCACTGCAGGCATGAAGCTGAGGGCTGCAGCAGTACTGGTTTATTGACCTGGTCAGCTTCCTAGCCTGGCAGCTGCCCACCTGTGGGGCTTAGGGTGTGGGCTGGGTGAACCCTGGCTTACAGGGTGGTCCTTGGGGTCCAGGTTCATGggagcaggcagagagaagggtcATGCTCACTGTGGAAAGGCACTCCTTCCTGACAGTTCGCAGTAGCTCTGGCAGGCACCAGAACCCCCCTGCGTGCCCACATCCCGAGCAAGAGCATGGAGGCCACTTCCAGCAGGTCTCACAGTCTTGGGCATAAAAAGGTGAATCCACGTGAGGCTGGGGTTGGGCTAAGGCTATGGCATtgggctgggggccctgggaaGGGCTGGAGGTCAAGTCTGAAGGTGGGTGACGCCAGTTGCCCACGAACGCTAGGCTGGACGGTGGAAGAGGCTGCCTGTGCGGATCCTCCGCTTGAGCTCCTGCCACAGCAGCTGCCGCTCCCGCCAGGCGCCCTTCATGACGCTGCTGTTCTCCAGGGCACGCCGGGATAGGTAGGGCAGCACATCCATCACAGGGCCATAAGGCACATACTTGTACACAGGAAACCCGGCCTGGCCTGGACACAGGCAGGAGCAGTGAGTCCCAGCCCTGGACACCCCCACCCTGTTCCCTGTTCCCCAGAGGCCTGGCTCACCTAGTGGGAAGCTGATCTGGTCACACATGCCCAGTAGCTGTCCAAAGTACACCTGGCGATCGGCAGGGTACAGGCCAAGCTCCTCCATCCTATAGACAGATGAGGTGGCAGGTGAGCCCCTGCCCCAGTGCCACTCCCAGATTCTCAAGCATATAATTTAACCTCCATCCCTTGCTGTCTGGGGCACAGGTGTAGGCTCTGTGCCGCCCAAACCCCTGCCCTGCTGGTTCCCACCTCAGCCCGTGGCCACCAagttctcctccccctccctcctctccaccctgaCCTCTGTTCTGGTGCCCTGCCCAGCAAGGCAAGCCTACCCCAAGGTGTGGCCTGGGGAGGCTCTcagagggcccccccccccccggcccttcC harbors:
- the LOC119877612 gene encoding protein DGCR6; this encodes MERYPGALDEAVDGARQQERHYQLLSALQSLVKELPSSFQQRLSYTTLSDLALALLDGTVFEIVQGLLEIQHLTEKSLYNQRLRLQNEHRVLRQALRQKHQEAQQACRPHNLPVLQAAQQRELEAVEHRIREEQRAMDQKIVLELDRKVADQQSTLEKAGVAGFYVTTNPQELTLQMNLLELIRKLQQRGCQAGKTAL